The region CCGGGCGGGTTCGGCCCCCCTTTTTCGGCGTGGGCGGCGGTGACGGCGAGGTAGGCGTGGGCGACCATAACGAGTGTTATGTGCCGGTACCAGGCGTCGTAGCGGCGTACCTGGTAGTGGTCGAGACCGACCTCGTTCTTCGCGGTCTGGAAGCATTCCTCGATCGCCCACCGGGTGCCCGCGACCCGGATCAGTTCCTCGTCCCCGGTGCCGGTGGGGCCGTGGCAGAGGTAGTACGCCAGGTCGTCTGGTCTGGTGACACTGCGGCGGATCAGTAGCCACCGGGTGAACCCATGACCGGCGGTACCGGTATCGGGCAGGGACGCGACCGCCCAGTCATACAGGCGCGGGCCCTTCACACCGTCGCCGCAGCTACGTCGTCTCCACGCCAGGGTCGGGGCCTGGGCGGCGAGGAAATCCGCGCGGGCGCTGCCCGTGTCGGTGGGGACCCTCTGGCTGCGCGGTACGGCCAGGACGTAACCGACCTTGCGTTCCTGTAGCCAGATACGGGTTTCGTGGCGAACGTAACCGATGTGCCGATCGCTGCCTCTTCGCGGCGGGCCTGGTCGTCGCACCAGCCGCGCGGCAGGTAAAGCTCTCGGTCGATCAACGTGCGGCCGTTGGTGGTGGCGTAGGCCAGGAACACACCGAGCTGGCAGTTCTCGGTCCGCCCGGCGGTGCCCGAGTACTGGCGTTGCACCCCGGCCGACTTCACACCCTTCTTCAGAAACCCCGTCTCGTCGACCACCAGCACACCATCGGGTGCGCCCAACTGGTCGCTGACGTAACCACGCAGGTCATCGCGGACGGCGTCCGCATCCCAATCAGCCTTGTTCAGCAGCCGTTGCATCCGGTCCGGGGTCTTGTCCCCGGCGGCTTCCGCGAGGGTCCAGCCGTTCTTGTCTGCCAGGGGCGACAGCAGTCCGAGCAGGTAATTACGGGCCTGCCGTCGAGGCTCAGCCCGCCCGAATCGGTGCGCGAACCGTGCCACCAGGTCATCCAGACCCGACGACCAATCGGCAATTTCGTCGATCAACACAAGCAGAGAAGATGGCTGGTCCTCGAACAGAGGCAGCAGACACGCCGTGCGACAGCACCAGCCTCCCCGCCGGGAACATCGACGCGCATCTGATAGCTTCGTCTCCGTCCGCCGAGCTAGAACCGGCACTGAGCTGCGAGAACGCTCAATTCACCAAACGCGGCTGGAGTACTAAGCTAAACGCCCGTGGTGTGACGACCCCACCGGCACTGGCCACCCCCTCGATCGGGCAGCTACCGGGTCAACCTGTTCCGTTGTGGCTCGCTTCCGCTCCACGCGCGTCGCCTCCCCGATGACGACGGACCGCACGCCGGTCGCACCCGTCGAATACACCCGAACGCCGAAACCGTGTAGACCCCAGTCGACGGACGCATGGGGCTCCGCACTCCCTCCCACAAGGGTGGGGGTCAAGTGCGTCGGGCCACCGCGTGTGCGCTCAGCCTGTCGGTCATCGGGTGACGCGATGTCCACCGGAGTTCGCCGACGGGAGTGGGTTCGCTGGTTGGCCGGCGAGCGCGTCGGTAAGGAAGTCCCGCCAGAGGGTCAGTGGCAGGCCGTCTCCGGTGATCGGTTTGCCGGCCATGCCGCGTACCGGTCCGGGGTTGGTGTGGCCGACCCAGACGACGGTGGCGAGTTGGGCGGTGTAGCCGGCCATCCACGCGTCCTGGGTGTCCGGGCCGTCGCCAAGGATCTGGCTGCCAGGAATGCCGGCGGCGGGCCGGTCCGGCTCCGGGCGGTTGGCGGCGGGCTCGGCGAGCGCGGGCCGCTGCGGCGCTTTGCCGACCGGCGGGAGCGGGATCGGCAGCTCGCCGGCCGGGAGCCGGGAGTCCAACGCCATGGCCATGGCCCGACCGACCTCGGCCGCGACCTGTTGGCTCACCGCCCGGCTACGGCGAGGTGTGGCCGAGTAGTAGCGGCGTCCTTCGCCGTCCGCCACCGAGTCGACGAAGTGCCGCTCGCTGTAGGTGCCGCCGGAGGCGAGGGTGGCGTAGACGCCGGCCAGGTCAACCGGCGCGACCGGGTAGCGACCGAGGGCGATGTCAGCCCGGGTACGTCCGGCGGCCGGCTCGTTCTTCGCGTCGACCAGGGTGCGCTGGTTGCCGTACCTGTCGGGGACGCCGAGGCTGGTTGCCATTCTGCGAACCTTGTCCGGCCCGATCTTCTGCGCGGCGGCGTAGAACGGTGTGTTCAGCGACTGCGTCAGCGCGAACTCCAGGGTGCAGTCCGGGCACTGGAAGTTGTTCGGGTTGTGGAGGGGCACGCCGAACCGGTCCTTGAAGATTCGCGGGCTGCTGCCGTTCCAGCGAGTGTCGTACGAGATGCCGGCCTCCAGCGCGGCCGCGAGGACCACCGGCTTGAACGTCGACGCCACCGGCCGGGGCGCCCGCGCGTAGTCGAAGTAACCGCTGCCCCGTTCCCCGCCGTAGTACGCCCGCACGCCACCGGTGGCCGGGTCCTGGGCCACCAGCGCCGCCTGGAGCCCGAACGGCTGCTCGATCAGCGCCTTCTCGACCCGGTCGAGCGCGGCCCGCTGGGCGGTCACGTCGAGGGTGGTCACCACCTGCAGCCCGCCCGCGTGGAGCACCTGTCGGGAGATGCCCTTCGCCACGAGTTCGTTCTCGACCGCGTCGGCGACGAGGCCCAGCGGCCCGCTCAGTGCCTGCCGGTTCGGCGACCGGTCGGTGACCACCGGGTACGCCCCGTCGGCGGTGCCGGGGTCGGCCCAGCCGAGCGCCTCCATCGACCGGACGAGCCAACGCCACCGGTCCCGCGCGCCGACCGGGTCCACCGCCGGGTCGAACGCCCATGGATCCTTGATCAGACTGGCCAGCACCGCACCCTGGGTGAGGGTGAGCTGTTCGACCGGGATGCCGAAGTAGGCGGCGGCCGCCGCCTGGATGCCGTACGCCCCGCGTCCGAAGTAGATGGTGTTCAGATAGCGCTGGAGGATCTCGTCCTTTGTATACTTCCGTTCCACTTTGAGCGCGAGGGCGAACTCCTTGGCCTTGCGTTCGGCGGTGACGTCCTGGGTCAGGTACGCGTTGCGCGCGTACTGCTGGGTGATGGTCGAGGCGCCCTCGGAGGAACCGCTGAACAGGTTCGCCCAGACCGCCCGCAGCACTCCCCGGGGCGAGACGCCGACGTGGTCGTAGTAGCTGCGGTCCTCGGCGGCGAGCACCGCCCGGCGTACCGCGAGCGGGATCCGGTCCAGGGTCACGTCGGTACGGTCGGAGATCCCGACCCGGGCCAGGATGGTCTTCCCGTCGCGGTAGTAGAGGACCGAGGCCTGCACCACGGTCGGCTCCTTCGGCAGCGGTACGGAGGCGACGTACGCCGCCACCACCCCACCGGCCGCGAGGATCAGCAGCACCACGGTCGCTGCGGTCCACCGTAGCCAGCGCCGCGCGACCAGCCGACGCAACCCGAGCAGGCCAGACCGGCCGACGCGTCGCGCCACGGCGAGGGTGGTGGCGATCCCGCCGGTCAACTCGCCCCGCCCAGGATTCGGGGCAGCACCTGCCGGGCGATGTCGGCGCAGGTCTTCGCCCCGTAGCCGAGGTCGCCGATCCGTTGCGGGTAGCGGGTCTGCACGGCGAGGACCCAGTTGTCGGCGATTGCCAGGCAGTTCACCACCCACAGCCCCTCGTTCACGTGCAGCGTCCAGCCGTTGGTCATCGCGACCGCGCCCTGCTGGTTCGCGGGGAGGGACGCGACAATGCCGAACCGCTCCTCCCTCGGGACCTGCCGCATCTCGTCGAGCACCCACTCCGTCCATCGGGGGCCGGCGGCCCGCCCGTCGGCGATGCAGGCGCCCATC is a window of Micromonospora sp. NBC_01699 DNA encoding:
- a CDS encoding transglycosylase domain-containing protein, producing the protein MTGGIATTLAVARRVGRSGLLGLRRLVARRWLRWTAATVVLLILAAGGVVAAYVASVPLPKEPTVVQASVLYYRDGKTILARVGISDRTDVTLDRIPLAVRRAVLAAEDRSYYDHVGVSPRGVLRAVWANLFSGSSEGASTITQQYARNAYLTQDVTAERKAKEFALALKVERKYTKDEILQRYLNTIYFGRGAYGIQAAAAAYFGIPVEQLTLTQGAVLASLIKDPWAFDPAVDPVGARDRWRWLVRSMEALGWADPGTADGAYPVVTDRSPNRQALSGPLGLVADAVENELVAKGISRQVLHAGGLQVVTTLDVTAQRAALDRVEKALIEQPFGLQAALVAQDPATGGVRAYYGGERGSGYFDYARAPRPVASTFKPVVLAAALEAGISYDTRWNGSSPRIFKDRFGVPLHNPNNFQCPDCTLEFALTQSLNTPFYAAAQKIGPDKVRRMATSLGVPDRYGNQRTLVDAKNEPAAGRTRADIALGRYPVAPVDLAGVYATLASGGTYSERHFVDSVADGEGRRYYSATPRRSRAVSQQVAAEVGRAMAMALDSRLPAGELPIPLPPVGKAPQRPALAEPAANRPEPDRPAAGIPGSQILGDGPDTQDAWMAGYTAQLATVVWVGHTNPGPVRGMAGKPITGDGLPLTLWRDFLTDALAGQPANPLPSANSGGHRVTR